A genomic window from Fibrobacterota bacterium includes:
- a CDS encoding flagellar basal body P-ring protein FlgI codes for MVVLIMRHFLIIPLLVAALSHAQIRIKDLADVQGVSVQRLVGYGLVVGLSGSGDGAGSSATVQSTANLLRNMGLEVDPNHLRTRNAAAVVVTADLPAFAKPGGRIDVRVSSLGDARSLTGGVLLMAPLKGSDGEIYALAQGAVGTGGAVSQSQFGASLQQNHGATGILPGGGIVERENLASKLDDGPLRLTLREPDFTNAQAMADAISKDIGPGAAVADDAATVRITVKDPPQGRTALVARIEVLRMAVQRPARVVVNERTGTIVAGSDVRISEVAVTQGSLTIRVDPAFQTSQPNALSQGTTRTTANPSIQTQEQKSQVQVLQANTSVGDLARTLNSLGASPRDLVAILQAIHKSGAMQAELVLM; via the coding sequence CTGGTTGTTCTGATCATGCGACACTTTCTGATCATCCCGTTGCTGGTCGCGGCCTTGAGCCATGCCCAGATCCGCATCAAGGATCTGGCCGATGTGCAGGGCGTGTCGGTGCAGAGGCTGGTGGGCTACGGCCTGGTGGTGGGCCTCAGCGGAAGCGGCGACGGCGCCGGGTCTTCCGCCACGGTCCAGAGCACCGCCAATTTGCTTCGCAACATGGGATTGGAAGTGGATCCCAACCATTTGCGGACCCGCAACGCGGCCGCGGTGGTGGTCACGGCGGATCTTCCCGCCTTCGCCAAGCCCGGAGGCCGCATCGATGTGCGCGTGAGCTCCTTGGGCGACGCCCGCTCGCTCACCGGTGGTGTGTTGCTGATGGCCCCTCTCAAAGGCTCCGACGGCGAGATCTACGCCTTGGCCCAAGGCGCGGTGGGAACGGGCGGAGCCGTCTCGCAAAGCCAGTTCGGCGCCTCCTTGCAGCAAAACCACGGCGCCACGGGAATCCTTCCCGGCGGCGGCATCGTGGAACGCGAAAACCTCGCCTCCAAGCTCGACGACGGCCCCTTGCGCCTGACCTTGCGGGAGCCCGACTTCACCAACGCCCAGGCCATGGCCGATGCCATTTCCAAGGACATCGGACCCGGCGCGGCAGTAGCGGATGATGCCGCCACGGTGCGCATCACCGTGAAGGATCCACCCCAAGGACGCACCGCGCTGGTGGCCCGCATCGAAGTCTTGCGCATGGCCGTGCAGCGACCCGCCCGCGTGGTGGTGAACGAGCGCACGGGAACCATCGTGGCCGGATCCGACGTGCGGATTTCCGAGGTCGCCGTCACCCAAGGCAGCCTCACCATCCGTGTGGATCCCGCTTTCCAGACCAGCCAACCCAACGCTCTTTCGCAGGGCACCACGCGCACCACGGCCAATCCGTCCATCCAGACGCAGGAGCAGAAGTCGCAGGTGCAAGTGTTGCAAGCCAACACCAGCGTTGGCGATCTGGCCCGCACGCTCAACTCCCTGGGGGCCTCGCCGCGCGATCTCGTGGCGATCCTCCAGGCCATCCACAAATCCGGCGCCATGCAGGCCGAACTGGTCCTGATGTGA
- the queF gene encoding NADPH-dependent 7-cyano-7-deazaguanine reductase QueF, protein MVTPDIETFRFMFPGSATVLVVETSEFTCVCPKTGLPDFATLKIRYRPKELCLELKSFKEYLLSFRPIGIFHEHAVNVFLRDFVKACQPEWMEIVGIFNARGGITTTAIATYGDVQP, encoded by the coding sequence ATGGTGACGCCGGACATCGAAACCTTCCGCTTCATGTTTCCCGGTTCGGCCACGGTTCTGGTGGTGGAGACCTCCGAGTTCACCTGCGTGTGCCCCAAAACCGGTCTGCCGGACTTCGCGACCCTGAAAATTCGCTACCGGCCCAAAGAACTTTGCCTGGAACTCAAGAGTTTCAAGGAGTATTTGCTCTCTTTCCGTCCGATCGGAATCTTTCACGAACACGCGGTAAACGTGTTCTTGCGGGATTTCGTGAAGGCATGCCAGCCCGAGTGGATGGAGATCGTCGGGATCTTCAACGCGCGGGGCGGCATCACCACCACAGCCATCGCCACCTACGGAGACGTGCAGCCATGA
- a CDS encoding alpha/beta hydrolase, producing the protein MSRDSAALPAPRECVVLLHGLARTSKSMEALAKVLEDSGYAVRNVDYPSRKFPIDSLSEMAIGRTLDDSSMSEYDKIHFVTHSLGGILVRNHLAEHHVPSLGRVVMLGPPNHGSEVVDHLKDWWVFRKVNGPAGGELGTDSGSKPNAIQDQPFELGIVAGDRSINWINSLMISSPDDGKVSVESTKFPWMADHVVVHTTHPMMMRNEDVIRQVVAFLREGRFAR; encoded by the coding sequence TTGAGTCGGGACAGCGCAGCGCTCCCTGCGCCGCGGGAGTGCGTGGTGCTTTTGCACGGGCTGGCGCGCACGTCCAAATCCATGGAGGCCCTGGCGAAGGTGTTGGAAGACAGCGGATATGCGGTGCGGAACGTGGATTATCCGTCGCGGAAGTTCCCGATCGATTCGCTGAGCGAGATGGCGATCGGGCGGACGCTGGACGATTCCAGTATGTCGGAATATGACAAGATTCATTTCGTGACCCATTCACTGGGAGGGATCTTGGTGCGCAACCATCTGGCGGAGCATCACGTCCCCAGCCTGGGGAGGGTGGTGATGCTGGGGCCACCCAACCACGGGAGCGAAGTGGTGGACCACCTGAAGGACTGGTGGGTGTTCCGCAAGGTGAACGGGCCGGCGGGAGGCGAGTTGGGGACGGATTCCGGCTCCAAGCCGAATGCCATCCAAGATCAACCCTTCGAGCTGGGGATCGTGGCGGGGGACCGATCCATCAACTGGATCAACAGTCTCATGATCTCCTCGCCGGACGACGGAAAGGTGTCGGTGGAAAGCACCAAGTTCCCGTGGATGGCCGATCACGTGGTGGTCCACACCACCCATCCGATGATGATGCGAAACGAGGATGTGATCCGGCAGGTGGTTGCGTTTTTGCGAGAGGGGCGCTTCGCGCGCTGA
- the acpP gene encoding acyl carrier protein, protein MATELEEKITKVICDKLSVTADKVVPEAKFVEDLGADSLDQVELVMALEDEFNLEIPDEDAEKLKSVNEVLSYVKSKQA, encoded by the coding sequence ATGGCGACTGAACTCGAAGAAAAGATCACCAAGGTCATTTGCGACAAGCTGAGCGTGACCGCCGACAAGGTGGTTCCGGAAGCCAAGTTCGTGGAAGATCTCGGCGCCGACAGCCTTGACCAGGTCGAACTGGTCATGGCTCTCGAAGACGAGTTCAATCTCGAGATCCCCGACGAAGACGCCGAAAAGCTCAAGAGCGTCAACGAGGTTCTCAGCTACGTGAAGAGCAAGCAGGCCTGA
- a CDS encoding flagellar basal body L-ring protein FlgH yields the protein MMAHKIGILRATLALAVSVMAANPLPRDFSLTGDRKSHRVDDVITVKVGEDNTAKNTAGTRTQSKSDAGLGLAEGTGILGFIPGAGFKSAQDADFTGQGNTSRQGSMQAVVSARVVEVLPNGTLRIEGLKQVVINDETEVLSVAGLLRPEDISADNSVSSGRLADARISYSGRGTTANAQQPGPIARFFDWLF from the coding sequence ATGATGGCTCACAAAATCGGGATCCTCCGCGCCACGCTGGCGCTGGCAGTTTCTGTCATGGCGGCCAACCCGCTGCCACGGGACTTTTCGCTCACCGGCGATCGCAAGAGCCATCGGGTGGACGACGTGATCACCGTGAAGGTGGGCGAAGACAACACCGCCAAGAACACCGCCGGAACCCGTACGCAAAGCAAGAGCGATGCGGGATTGGGCCTGGCGGAAGGGACCGGGATCCTGGGCTTCATTCCGGGTGCGGGCTTCAAGAGCGCACAGGATGCGGACTTCACGGGACAGGGCAACACCTCCCGCCAAGGTTCCATGCAGGCGGTGGTCAGCGCGCGGGTGGTGGAGGTTCTCCCCAACGGCACGCTGCGCATCGAAGGCCTCAAGCAGGTGGTGATCAACGACGAAACGGAAGTCCTTTCGGTGGCCGGTCTGCTGCGTCCTGAAGACATCTCCGCGGACAACTCGGTTTCTTCCGGTCGGCTCGCCGACGCCAGGATCTCCTACAGCGGACGCGGAACCACCGCCAACGCCCAGCAACCGGGCCCCATCGCCCGCTTCTTCGACTGGTTGTTCTGA
- a CDS encoding DUF3047 domain-containing protein, which yields MHTSHHPNIRSLATCLGLLGLVVLGGCDWRSSNLPQDVPGGWDLSQLDQGVDGWFPRQVDKGKLVPLDTVRIDDSLWIEITSTGGEPSRWRRKVRWRADEYPRLTWRWALSAKPDSADYASRSRPATVMAVDVTLASAFGLHKTIRYSWSAKSDQGKVHLGDGWHPKVVVLRDAHDSIGSHTESVNVWDDFARLWGFRPRYQALSIALAVNEPNTRKTIQGRIGPIFALSGKESIP from the coding sequence ATGCATACCTCACACCATCCAAACATCCGTTCGCTCGCTACCTGCCTGGGGCTGCTAGGCTTGGTGGTCTTGGGCGGCTGCGACTGGCGATCGTCCAATCTGCCCCAGGATGTTCCCGGAGGATGGGACCTCTCGCAGCTGGACCAAGGGGTGGACGGCTGGTTCCCGCGCCAGGTGGACAAAGGGAAATTGGTCCCCCTCGACACGGTGCGCATCGACGATTCGCTTTGGATCGAGATCACGAGCACGGGGGGGGAGCCCAGCCGCTGGCGGCGCAAGGTGCGTTGGCGGGCGGACGAATACCCGCGGCTGACCTGGCGATGGGCGCTCTCGGCCAAGCCCGACAGCGCCGACTACGCATCGCGCTCGCGTCCGGCCACCGTGATGGCCGTGGATGTCACCCTGGCATCGGCCTTTGGACTCCACAAGACCATCCGCTACTCCTGGAGCGCCAAGAGCGACCAGGGGAAGGTTCATCTGGGCGATGGCTGGCACCCGAAGGTGGTGGTGTTGCGCGATGCGCACGATTCGATCGGATCGCACACCGAATCGGTGAACGTATGGGATGATTTCGCCAGGCTCTGGGGGTTCCGTCCCCGCTACCAGGCGTTGTCCATCGCCTTGGCCGTCAACGAACCCAACACCAGAAAAACCATCCAGGGCCGGATCGGCCCGATCTTCGCCCTCTCGGGCAAGGAGTCCATTCCTTGA
- the rnc gene encoding ribonuclease III, which produces MTSVLPIFQRLASRFARLVGRQGGGEHRLAALEKAIGHVFTNTEHLERAMAHRSWVNSEALPPIESNERLEFLGDAVLDMVVTDFLYATRPDEDEGKLSKIKGLVVSAKVLAEVARGIAIGEHLKLSRSEERGGGRDRESILADAFESVIGAIYLDAGYHPARAFLMRTLVSSFDRFLGDQELANYKSALLEHSQSKGWGAPHYEVERTEGPEHGKRYHVLVRVRGDIWGRGNGPTKKDAEQAAAREALQSRGIHTA; this is translated from the coding sequence ATGACCTCGGTCCTCCCCATCTTCCAGCGGCTGGCCTCTCGTTTCGCGCGACTGGTAGGTCGCCAGGGTGGGGGGGAGCATCGGCTGGCGGCCTTGGAAAAGGCCATCGGCCACGTGTTCACCAACACGGAGCACCTCGAGCGCGCCATGGCGCACCGTTCCTGGGTCAATTCGGAGGCTCTGCCGCCGATCGAGTCCAACGAGCGGTTGGAATTTTTGGGCGACGCCGTGCTGGACATGGTCGTCACCGATTTTCTCTACGCCACCCGTCCCGACGAAGACGAAGGCAAGCTCTCCAAGATCAAGGGCCTGGTGGTGTCCGCGAAGGTTTTGGCGGAAGTCGCCCGTGGCATCGCCATTGGCGAGCACCTCAAGCTTTCCCGTAGCGAAGAGCGCGGGGGAGGCCGTGATCGCGAAAGCATCCTGGCCGACGCCTTCGAATCCGTGATCGGAGCCATCTACCTGGACGCCGGCTACCATCCGGCCCGCGCGTTTCTGATGCGCACCTTGGTGTCCAGCTTCGACCGCTTCCTGGGCGACCAGGAATTGGCCAACTACAAGAGCGCGCTTCTGGAGCACAGCCAAAGCAAAGGCTGGGGCGCCCCCCATTACGAGGTGGAGCGCACCGAAGGCCCCGAGCACGGCAAGCGCTATCACGTGCTGGTGCGGGTTCGCGGCGACATCTGGGGCCGGGGCAACGGTCCCACCAAAAAAGACGCCGAGCAAGCCGCCGCCCGCGAAGCCCTGCAATCCCGGGGCATCCACACCGCCTAG
- the fabF gene encoding beta-ketoacyl-ACP synthase II, with translation MSQRVVITGMGVVSPVGSTVDTFWDSLIHGRSGVGLITHFDTKDFLVKIGGQVQGFDVAKVVDPKEAKRMDRFLQYAMGAAVEAVAQSGLDQTPSVDKTRVGVVVGCGIGGLSTIEANHGVLQSRGPSRVSPFFVPMSIIDMASGMVSIRYGFMGPNYGVVSACSSAGHAFIDAVNLIRLGKVDAMVCGGTESCLTPTGVAGFTSAQALSTSFATEPHRASRPFDKNRDGFVMGEGAGMLVLESLEHAQKRGATIFAEISGYGMTGDAYHITAPHPEGTGSILAFREALRDSGINPEDVDYINAHGTSTPLNDKTETKVFKEVLGSHAYKVSVSSTKSMTGHMIGAAAAVEAVATILAIRTGIVPPTINFETPDPECDLDVTPNVAKERSIRYALKNSLGFGGHNAAIVFKRWEG, from the coding sequence ATGTCGCAACGCGTAGTCATCACAGGTATGGGCGTCGTCAGCCCGGTCGGATCCACAGTCGATACGTTCTGGGATTCCTTGATCCATGGGCGCTCCGGCGTCGGACTGATCACCCATTTCGACACCAAGGATTTCTTGGTGAAAATCGGTGGCCAGGTCCAAGGCTTCGACGTCGCCAAAGTCGTCGATCCCAAGGAAGCCAAGCGAATGGATCGATTCCTCCAGTACGCGATGGGCGCGGCGGTGGAAGCGGTGGCGCAATCGGGCCTGGATCAGACTCCATCGGTCGACAAGACCCGCGTTGGCGTGGTTGTGGGTTGCGGCATCGGCGGACTGAGCACCATCGAAGCCAACCACGGAGTTCTCCAAAGTCGCGGTCCTTCGCGCGTGAGCCCCTTTTTCGTGCCCATGTCCATCATCGACATGGCCTCGGGAATGGTGTCCATCCGCTACGGTTTCATGGGACCCAACTACGGTGTGGTTTCCGCCTGTTCGTCTGCTGGACACGCCTTTATTGATGCCGTCAACCTCATCCGCCTGGGCAAGGTGGACGCCATGGTCTGCGGCGGCACCGAAAGCTGCCTGACTCCCACCGGAGTCGCCGGGTTCACCTCCGCCCAAGCCCTTTCCACCAGCTTCGCCACCGAGCCCCACCGCGCCAGCCGTCCGTTCGACAAGAACCGTGATGGCTTCGTGATGGGCGAAGGCGCCGGCATGCTGGTGCTGGAAAGCCTGGAGCACGCCCAAAAGCGCGGCGCCACGATCTTCGCGGAAATCTCCGGCTACGGCATGACCGGCGACGCCTACCACATCACCGCTCCGCACCCGGAAGGAACGGGATCCATCCTGGCCTTCCGCGAAGCCTTGCGGGACTCGGGCATCAACCCCGAAGACGTGGACTACATCAATGCCCACGGCACCTCCACTCCGCTGAACGACAAGACGGAGACCAAGGTGTTCAAGGAAGTCTTGGGATCCCACGCCTACAAGGTGTCGGTCAGTTCCACCAAGTCGATGACCGGTCACATGATCGGCGCGGCCGCCGCGGTGGAGGCTGTGGCCACCATCCTGGCCATCCGCACCGGGATCGTGCCGCCCACCATCAACTTCGAGACCCCGGATCCGGAATGCGATCTGGACGTCACGCCCAACGTGGCCAAGGAACGGTCCATCCGCTACGCCTTGAAGAATTCGCTCGGATTCGGTGGGCACAACGCGGCGATCGTCTTCAAGCGCTGGGAGGGATGA
- a CDS encoding MBOAT family protein: MNFQQLLSVVSPDGFPLVFPSGLFLWAFALFALLHVLVREQPAVRRWLFIGFSLWFYWRSSGAFVGLLVATTIVDYWLARAIDVTPSRAVKRLCLFLSLGSNLGVLGWFKYANFALGTWSGLSGRAFEPLDIVLPVGISFYTFQSLSYTMDVYRGEISALKRYRDFLFFASFFPQLVAGPIVRAKHFLPQMESDLRPSSAERSQAVRLIIGGLLKKIVVADFIAVNFVDRIFDAPLLHTGSECLLAAYGYAIQIYCDFSGYSDMAIGIALLLGFRLPINFDRPYAATSLTDFWRRWHISLSSWLRDYLYIALGGNRKGSVRTYVNLALTMLLGGLWHGASWKFVLWGGVHGVWLALEKWLGIPKRVAGSRWKSLLSWLVTFHLVVALWVPFRAKTLQIALDLFGQILAGVDFALLRQVVTAFPTVFLAMLAGYAVHLAPHSMDQWFERRLGSVGWVGRALALALAAWVVVQVRTAGIQPFIYFQF; this comes from the coding sequence GTGAACTTCCAGCAACTTCTGTCCGTGGTCTCGCCGGATGGATTCCCGTTGGTGTTCCCGTCGGGATTGTTCCTGTGGGCGTTCGCGCTTTTCGCGCTCTTGCACGTGCTGGTGCGCGAACAGCCCGCCGTGCGGCGCTGGCTGTTCATCGGGTTCTCGCTTTGGTTCTACTGGCGCTCCAGCGGCGCCTTCGTGGGATTGCTGGTGGCGACCACCATCGTGGACTACTGGTTGGCGCGCGCCATCGACGTCACGCCTTCCCGTGCCGTCAAGCGGCTTTGCCTGTTTTTGTCCTTGGGATCCAATCTGGGCGTGCTGGGGTGGTTCAAGTACGCGAACTTCGCGCTGGGCACGTGGTCGGGGCTTTCCGGCAGGGCCTTCGAGCCGCTGGACATCGTGCTCCCGGTGGGGATCTCGTTCTACACCTTCCAGTCGCTTTCCTACACCATGGATGTGTATCGGGGTGAAATTTCCGCCCTGAAACGCTATCGCGACTTCCTGTTCTTCGCGAGCTTCTTCCCGCAGCTGGTGGCGGGGCCCATCGTGCGGGCCAAGCACTTTTTGCCCCAGATGGAATCCGACCTGCGGCCTTCCTCGGCGGAACGCTCCCAGGCGGTGCGGTTGATCATCGGTGGCTTGCTGAAGAAGATCGTGGTGGCGGATTTCATCGCGGTCAACTTCGTGGACCGCATCTTCGACGCGCCGCTTCTGCACACGGGTTCGGAGTGCCTGCTGGCCGCCTACGGCTACGCCATCCAGATCTACTGCGACTTTTCCGGCTACTCCGACATGGCCATCGGGATCGCGCTGCTTTTGGGATTCCGCCTTCCCATCAACTTCGATCGCCCGTACGCGGCCACCTCCCTCACCGATTTCTGGCGTCGTTGGCACATCAGCTTGTCCAGCTGGCTGCGCGACTACCTCTACATCGCGCTGGGCGGCAACCGCAAGGGAAGCGTGCGCACCTACGTGAACCTGGCCTTGACCATGCTCCTGGGCGGCCTCTGGCACGGCGCCTCCTGGAAGTTCGTGCTCTGGGGCGGCGTGCACGGCGTGTGGCTGGCGCTGGAGAAGTGGCTGGGCATCCCCAAACGCGTGGCGGGAAGCCGCTGGAAGAGCCTCCTTTCCTGGCTGGTCACCTTCCACCTGGTGGTGGCCCTGTGGGTGCCTTTCCGCGCCAAGACCCTGCAGATCGCGCTGGACCTGTTCGGACAGATTCTGGCGGGGGTGGATTTCGCACTGCTGCGGCAAGTGGTGACGGCGTTCCCCACGGTGTTTTTGGCGATGCTCGCCGGGTACGCGGTGCATCTGGCGCCGCACTCCATGGACCAATGGTTCGAACGCAGGCTCGGATCGGTCGGGTGGGTGGGACGCGCGCTGGCGTTGGCGCTGGCGGCGTGGGTGGTGGTGCAGGTGCGCACGGCGGGCATCCAGCCTTTCATCTATTTCCAATTCTGA
- the fabG gene encoding 3-oxoacyl-[acyl-carrier-protein] reductase translates to MSKPVALITGAHRGIGAAIAKKLGAEGFALALAARSMDALNAFAAELSAQGMEVAVFGCDVSDAAQVDALMKGIQEKFGRLDALVNNAGITKDGLLLRMKEEDWDAVLDINLKSVFLVSKAALRLLLKSTQGRIVNVSSVVGVTGNPGQTNYAASKAGMIGFSKAMAREYATKGLCVNVVAPGFIESDMTGHLNEAQIAAALGQIPAGRMGTGEDVAATVSFLVSASASYVTGQVLCVDGGMAM, encoded by the coding sequence ATGTCCAAGCCCGTCGCCCTGATCACTGGAGCCCATCGCGGAATCGGTGCCGCCATCGCCAAAAAGCTCGGTGCGGAAGGATTCGCCCTGGCTCTGGCGGCGCGGTCCATGGACGCGCTCAACGCCTTTGCCGCCGAACTTTCCGCCCAAGGCATGGAAGTGGCCGTGTTCGGCTGCGACGTGTCCGATGCCGCCCAGGTGGACGCCCTCATGAAGGGCATCCAGGAAAAGTTCGGGCGGCTGGATGCGCTGGTCAACAACGCGGGCATCACCAAGGACGGTCTTCTGCTTCGCATGAAGGAAGAAGACTGGGACGCGGTCCTGGACATCAACCTGAAGTCGGTGTTTTTGGTGTCCAAGGCCGCCTTGCGCCTGTTGCTGAAGTCCACCCAGGGACGCATTGTCAACGTTTCCTCGGTGGTTGGCGTGACCGGCAACCCAGGTCAGACCAACTACGCGGCCTCCAAGGCCGGCATGATCGGATTTTCCAAGGCCATGGCGCGCGAATACGCCACCAAAGGCCTTTGCGTGAACGTGGTGGCCCCCGGATTCATCGAATCCGACATGACCGGCCACCTCAACGAAGCCCAGATCGCGGCCGCCCTGGGGCAGATTCCCGCCGGGCGCATGGGCACCGGCGAGGACGTCGCCGCCACCGTTTCATTTCTCGTTTCCGCCTCCGCTTCGTACGTCACCGGCCAAGTGCTGTGTGTCGACGGCGGCATGGCGATGTAA
- a CDS encoding flagellin FliC: MRIYNNVNAINTQNTLLITNRDMSKSLEKLSTGLRINRASDDAAGLSVSEGLRTQIRGSDMARRNANDGLAMLQIAEAGTQQITDSLQRMRELAIQSANGTYANTERSYIDQEYQALASEIGRIALAVTYNGIPLLATTSLFSFQISAAASGTSSTISFQPIDLSTGLSYGGVSIQSAAQLSISTIDTLLTSVLSLRALVGATMNRLEATVTNLGAMITNYSDAESRVRDTDFAMESTRFTRSQILTQSANSMLSQANQLPNNVLSLLQ, translated from the coding sequence ATGCGCATCTACAATAACGTCAACGCGATCAATACCCAAAACACGCTCCTGATCACCAACCGGGACATGTCCAAGTCGCTGGAGAAGCTCTCCACGGGTCTGCGCATCAACCGGGCCTCGGACGACGCGGCGGGATTGTCCGTGTCGGAAGGGCTTCGCACCCAGATCCGCGGCAGCGACATGGCGCGGCGCAACGCCAACGACGGTTTGGCCATGCTGCAGATCGCCGAAGCGGGCACGCAGCAGATCACCGATAGTTTGCAGCGCATGCGCGAACTGGCCATCCAGTCGGCCAACGGAACGTACGCCAACACGGAGCGCTCCTACATCGATCAGGAATACCAGGCGTTGGCCTCGGAAATCGGGCGTATCGCGCTGGCCGTGACCTACAACGGCATTCCGCTTCTGGCCACCACGTCTCTCTTTTCCTTCCAGATCTCGGCGGCCGCCAGCGGCACCAGCTCCACCATCAGCTTCCAGCCGATCGATCTTTCCACAGGTCTTTCCTACGGCGGCGTGAGCATCCAATCGGCGGCCCAGCTGTCCATCAGCACCATCGACACGCTCTTGACCTCGGTTCTGAGCCTGCGCGCCCTGGTGGGCGCCACGATGAACCGTCTGGAGGCCACCGTCACCAACCTGGGCGCCATGATCACCAACTATTCGGATGCGGAGAGCCGCGTGCGCGACACGGACTTCGCGATGGAAAGCACCCGGTTCACGCGAAGCCAGATTCTGACACAGTCGGCGAACTCGATGTTGAGCCAGGCCAACCAGCTGCCCAACAACGTGCTGTCGCTCCTGCAGTAG
- the serC gene encoding 3-phosphoserine/phosphohydroxythreonine transaminase → MTTWNFSSGPAILPKPVIEKAAAAILDFKGSGIGVLECSHRSKLYEPVVASAESRLRKLMGISDDYAVLFLQGGASTQFAQVPQNILASTDVADYTDTGTWASKAIKEAKLYGKVNVIASSKEADGTYKSIPKDLKLTPGAKYLHVTSNNTIFGTQLHAFPDVAVPLVSDMSSDICSRVVDVNKFGVIYAGAQKNLGPSGVTVVIVRKDLLGKVDRQIPTMMDYRTHIEAGSMFNTPPAFGIFVLDLVLEWLEGAGGIAGMQKINDAKAAKLYAEIDRNPLFAGTVAVEDRSRMNVCFVPLNKDHEEPFKKLCLGRGMVDFTGHRSVGGFRASIYNAMPEAGIDAMIEAMRDFEKSNG, encoded by the coding sequence ATGACCACCTGGAACTTCAGCTCGGGCCCCGCCATCCTCCCCAAACCCGTCATCGAAAAGGCCGCCGCGGCCATCCTCGACTTCAAGGGTTCGGGCATCGGAGTCCTCGAGTGCTCCCACCGCTCCAAGCTCTACGAGCCGGTTGTGGCTTCCGCCGAATCGCGTCTGCGCAAGCTCATGGGCATCTCCGACGACTACGCCGTGTTGTTCCTGCAGGGCGGCGCCAGCACGCAGTTCGCGCAAGTGCCCCAGAACATCCTGGCCTCCACCGACGTCGCTGATTACACCGACACCGGAACGTGGGCCTCCAAGGCCATCAAGGAAGCCAAGCTCTACGGCAAGGTGAACGTGATCGCCAGCTCCAAGGAAGCCGACGGCACCTACAAGTCGATCCCCAAGGATCTGAAGCTCACGCCGGGCGCCAAGTACCTGCACGTGACCTCCAACAACACGATCTTCGGGACCCAGCTCCACGCGTTCCCGGACGTGGCCGTGCCGTTGGTGTCGGACATGAGCTCCGACATCTGCTCGCGTGTGGTGGACGTGAACAAGTTCGGCGTGATCTACGCCGGCGCCCAGAAGAACCTCGGCCCCTCGGGCGTCACCGTGGTGATCGTGCGCAAGGACCTGTTGGGCAAAGTGGACCGACAGATTCCGACCATGATGGACTACCGCACCCACATCGAAGCCGGCTCCATGTTCAACACCCCTCCGGCGTTCGGCATCTTCGTGCTGGACCTGGTGCTGGAGTGGCTGGAAGGCGCGGGCGGAATCGCGGGCATGCAGAAGATCAACGACGCCAAGGCCGCCAAGCTCTACGCCGAGATCGACCGCAACCCCTTGTTTGCCGGGACCGTGGCGGTGGAAGACCGCTCCCGCATGAACGTGTGCTTCGTGCCTTTGAACAAGGACCACGAAGAGCCGTTCAAGAAGCTTTGCCTGGGTCGCGGCATGGTGGACTTCACGGGACACCGTTCCGTGGGCGGTTTCCGCGCCTCCATCTACAACGCCATGCCGGAAGCCGGCATCGACGCCATGATCGAGGCGATGCGCGATTTCGAGAAGAGCAACGGGTGA